Within Candidatus Binatia bacterium, the genomic segment GCGGATGCAGTGGTATGTCGACCAGAAGCTCCTTGGCTGTCTGGCAACCGTGATCCTGCACGGCGACAAGGTCGTCCATCGCGGCCATCATGGGTCGCTGTCGGCCGAAGCGGGTGGGCCGCTGCCCGAGGACGCCATCTTCCGGATGTACTCCAATACCAAGCTGGTGACGTCGGTGGCCTTGATGATGCTGCACGAGGAGGGGGCCTTTGCGCTGGATGAGCCTCTGGAGAGCAAGCTGCCGCAATTTGCCAGCCCCAAGGTACTGGCGCCGGACGCAAAATCGATTGAAGACGTTATGCCGGCCGAGGGGCCGATCCTGGTCCGTCATGCACTCAGCCATAGTGCGGGCTGGTCCTATGGCTTTATCGAACCTGAGTCAGTGATCGACCAAGCCTACGGGGTGGCGGGTCTCAACCCGCTGGCCGCGCCGGATATGACGCTGGCTTCCTTATGCGACGGGCTTGCCGCACTCCCGCTCTGTTTCCAACCCGGAACCGATTGGCGCTACAGCTTCGCGACTGACGTTTGCGCACGTCTGGTGGAGGTTCTCTCGGGGCAATCCTTTGATGATTTTTTGCAGGAGCGGATTTTCGGGCCGCTCGAGATGGTGGATACCGGTTTCTGGGTCCCCGAAGAAAAGCGCGACCGGTTCACCACGATGTATGGTGTCGCCAATTTCTTTGACCCGATGGAGCCGGGCCTCCCCCCCGGCGATGATCCCCAGACCGGCATGTACACGCGGTATCCGAGTTTTCTTTCCGGCGGCGGTGGGCTTGTCTCGACGGTGGCCGACTACACCAAGTTTTTCCGCCTGATGGTAGGAGAGGGTGCGGTCGACGGGGTGCGGCTTCTTCAGCCCGAGACCCTTGTCCGGATGCGCACCAACCAACTCGCCGACGGCGTCGAGGTGCACTTCCCGATGTGGGCGATGCCGCACACGGTCTTTGGCCTCGGTCTCGCGATCAAGACTGCGCCTGGCGAGGGCGAGACCGAGGCGGCGGTCGGCGAGCTCCATTGGGGCGGCATGGCCGGCACA encodes:
- a CDS encoding serine hydrolase, with translation MSNHENAVERFRELDERMQWYVDQKLLGCLATVILHGDKVVHRGHHGSLSAEAGGPLPEDAIFRMYSNTKLVTSVALMMLHEEGAFALDEPLESKLPQFASPKVLAPDAKSIEDVMPAEGPILVRHALSHSAGWSYGFIEPESVIDQAYGVAGLNPLAAPDMTLASLCDGLAALPLCFQPGTDWRYSFATDVCARLVEVLSGQSFDDFLQERIFGPLEMVDTGFWVPEEKRDRFTTMYGVANFFDPMEPGLPPGDDPQTGMYTRYPSFLSGGGGLVSTVADYTKFFRLMVGEGAVDGVRLLQPETLVRMRTNQLADGVEVHFPMWAMPHTVFGLGLAIKTAPGEGETEAAVGELHWGGMAGTHSWAAPAADMAGLCFAQRMPGFWHPFAHDFKRLAYATR